From Candidatus Electrothrix rattekaaiensis, one genomic window encodes:
- a CDS encoding response regulator transcription factor: MKILMIDDDRKLCRLVADYLEPMGYEVEAAHNGARGLEMVKAGEYHAAILDVMMPEMDGFEVLKQLRKESDIPVLMLSARGDETDRIVGLEMGADDYLPKTFSSRELLARLRAVTRRHQLVEEKAKASADSIAEDEVLIFAELRIEQGSRTVRLNEETVSLTPVEYDLLTTLAHSAGRVLNRDQLLDAVAGRNYEVFDRSVDVHISSLRKKLGENPRTPRFIQTIRTAGYMFKQPDKEK, from the coding sequence ATGAAGATACTTATGATTGATGATGACCGGAAGCTCTGCCGCTTGGTTGCGGATTATCTGGAGCCTATGGGCTATGAAGTTGAAGCGGCCCATAACGGGGCACGGGGCTTAGAGATGGTCAAGGCCGGGGAGTATCATGCCGCCATCCTGGACGTGATGATGCCGGAAATGGACGGATTTGAGGTACTGAAACAGCTGCGCAAGGAGTCTGACATTCCGGTACTGATGCTCAGTGCCCGAGGAGATGAAACCGATAGGATCGTAGGGCTTGAGATGGGAGCGGATGATTATCTGCCCAAGACCTTTTCCTCCCGTGAACTGCTTGCCCGCCTCCGCGCTGTCACCCGCCGACACCAACTTGTGGAAGAGAAAGCAAAAGCATCAGCAGATTCCATTGCGGAAGATGAGGTGCTGATCTTTGCAGAATTACGGATTGAGCAGGGTTCCAGAACGGTCCGCCTCAACGAGGAGACCGTAAGCCTGACCCCGGTGGAGTACGATCTCTTGACCACCCTAGCCCATTCCGCAGGCCGGGTTCTGAACCGTGACCAGCTCCTTGACGCTGTTGCTGGCAGAAACTACGAGGTCTTTGACCGGTCTGTAGATGTTCACATTTCCTCGTTGCGAAAAAAACTCGGGGAAAACCCCCGCACCCCCCGTTTCATCCAGACAATTCGCACAGCCGGATATATGTTTAAACAACCGGATAAAGAAAAATGA
- a CDS encoding HipA domain-containing protein, producing the protein MLTSIPALQGESFFGIKRFDRGPDNSRYHIHTFGNLIQANFRIPSCDYADLFKVTTLLTRNHDDLLRAFRLMLFNILTHNRDDHVKNFSFLLDDRTGKWSLAPAYDLTFADGPGGEHSMSVAGEGRAPAYRHVVELAGRYGVAEKEVEVIFDEVAATVERWPEFARIAGVRGVVSARISRRLAVVRVGCSR; encoded by the coding sequence ATGCTCACCTCTATCCCCGCATTGCAGGGAGAGTCTTTTTTCGGAATCAAACGTTTCGATCGCGGCCCGGATAACAGCCGGTACCATATCCACACCTTTGGCAATCTTATCCAGGCGAATTTTCGTATCCCGTCCTGTGACTATGCTGATCTTTTCAAGGTGACCACCCTGCTGACCCGCAATCATGATGATCTGCTGCGGGCCTTCCGGCTGATGCTGTTCAACATCCTGACCCATAATCGCGACGATCATGTGAAGAATTTCAGTTTTCTTCTGGATGATCGTACAGGAAAATGGTCGCTGGCCCCGGCCTATGACCTTACCTTTGCCGACGGCCCTGGAGGTGAGCACAGCATGAGCGTGGCCGGTGAAGGCCGTGCTCCTGCGTATAGGCATGTTGTTGAGCTGGCGGGACGATATGGTGTTGCGGAGAAAGAGGTGGAAGTGATATTTGATGAGGTTGCTGCTACTGTGGAACGCTGGCCGGAGTTTGCTCGGATTGCTGGTGTCAGAGGGGTGGTTAGTGCGCGGATTTCTCGGCGGTTGGCTGTGGTACGTGTTGGATGTAGCAGGTAA
- a CDS encoding putative molybdenum carrier protein yields MKKIISGGQTGADRAALDAARERGIPHGGWLPKGRVTEDGPLGQEYCLQELDSYRYRDRTQKNVVESDGTLIVSYGPLTSGSALTEALAIRHDRPCLHLNMEYFSLDEAVQAVEQWLARNAIETLNVAGPRASSDERIYETVRELILGINTGER; encoded by the coding sequence ATGAAAAAAATCATTTCAGGCGGACAGACAGGGGCTGATCGAGCCGCATTAGATGCAGCCAGAGAACGCGGCATCCCGCATGGGGGCTGGTTACCCAAGGGAAGGGTGACAGAAGACGGACCTCTGGGGCAAGAGTATTGCCTTCAGGAGCTGGATTCGTACCGCTATCGGGATCGCACCCAAAAAAATGTTGTGGAAAGCGACGGCACCCTGATCGTCTCCTATGGCCCGCTGACCAGCGGCTCTGCCCTGACCGAAGCCCTAGCAATTCGCCATGATCGTCCCTGCCTCCATCTCAATATGGAGTATTTTTCTCTGGACGAGGCTGTGCAGGCTGTTGAGCAATGGTTGGCAAGAAATGCCATTGAGACCCTCAATGTGGCAGGGCCACGAGCCAGCAGCGACGAGCGGATCTACGAGACGGTCCGAGAGCTTATCCTCGGCATCAACACAGGAGAGCGATAA
- a CDS encoding HAMP domain-containing sensor histidine kinase — translation MRKPTSTLFTKILSWFFLNLLLVLAALTLFFAFQPQVDLHDFFGQQGSDRLRAAGMLIAHDLNQAQPEKWTEILARHGAIHGVDFVLVSRDRVLFSPTLKTLPKEVMLRSQDALRHKGRRKIMRQLLQKNTEVNKKCLSEVEEDCAKSILLPKRYGRRTHLIMRSKEPTRYWFGTKIPLVTGTEEHRPMMPSLLLAVSDSITGNGFFFDPLPWMVVAASVLLISVLLWIPLVRNITKPLVRMTRAAEEIAKGNFNVSINEPRADEIGRLARTINNMTARLADFVKGQKRFLGDVAHELGSPVARIQFGLGVLEQRLEGGNQERVRDVMEDVEEMSKLIRELLAFSRAEMHSGAVELEHILLLPVVEAAVRREGTPTVQIDVQIDPEISALASADLLTRALANVLRNAIKYAGEAGPILVAAQEKEDQVILTIKDSGPGVAEEYLDRLFDPFFRPEPSRNRDSGGAGLGMAIVKTCVAACKGTVSARNREPNGFAVTIRLGC, via the coding sequence ATGAGAAAACCGACCTCCACCCTCTTTACCAAAATCCTGTCTTGGTTTTTCCTCAACCTGCTGCTTGTGCTTGCGGCATTGACGCTGTTTTTCGCTTTTCAGCCCCAAGTAGATCTGCACGACTTTTTTGGCCAACAGGGATCTGACCGGTTACGAGCCGCAGGCATGCTGATCGCCCATGACCTGAATCAGGCCCAGCCCGAAAAATGGACCGAGATACTCGCCCGGCACGGAGCTATCCACGGCGTTGATTTTGTTCTTGTTTCAAGAGATAGGGTGCTCTTCTCTCCCACCCTGAAAACCTTACCCAAGGAGGTTATGCTCAGGTCGCAAGATGCCCTACGCCATAAAGGACGAAGAAAGATCATGCGTCAACTCCTCCAAAAAAATACCGAGGTCAACAAAAAATGTCTGTCAGAGGTGGAGGAAGATTGCGCAAAAAGCATTCTTCTCCCCAAAAGGTATGGCAGGAGGACACACCTGATCATGCGCTCCAAGGAACCGACCCGATACTGGTTCGGCACCAAGATCCCCTTAGTTACCGGTACAGAGGAGCATCGCCCCATGATGCCCAGCCTGCTGCTGGCGGTCTCTGATTCCATAACAGGCAATGGCTTTTTCTTTGATCCCCTGCCCTGGATGGTGGTTGCTGCGAGCGTGCTGCTCATCTCTGTTCTGCTCTGGATTCCCTTGGTCCGCAATATTACCAAGCCCCTTGTTCGCATGACCCGAGCAGCTGAAGAGATCGCCAAGGGCAATTTTAACGTGTCCATCAATGAACCCAGGGCCGACGAGATCGGGCGACTGGCAAGGACGATCAATAATATGACGGCCCGGCTTGCTGACTTTGTCAAAGGCCAGAAACGTTTCCTCGGCGATGTGGCCCATGAGCTGGGATCGCCGGTGGCACGAATTCAGTTTGGCTTAGGCGTTTTGGAACAGCGCCTTGAAGGGGGAAATCAAGAGCGGGTCCGTGATGTGATGGAGGATGTTGAAGAAATGTCCAAGCTAATCCGGGAGCTGCTGGCCTTTTCCCGGGCTGAGATGCATTCCGGTGCGGTTGAACTGGAGCATATTCTCCTGCTGCCGGTTGTGGAGGCGGCGGTACGCCGGGAAGGGACTCCGACTGTGCAGATTGATGTGCAGATCGACCCGGAAATCTCCGCCCTTGCCTCGGCAGACCTGTTGACACGGGCCTTGGCTAATGTTCTGCGCAATGCAATCAAATACGCTGGCGAGGCCGGGCCGATTCTGGTTGCTGCTCAGGAAAAAGAAGATCAGGTCATCCTCACTATCAAGGATTCCGGGCCGGGGGTTGCTGAAGAATATCTTGACCGCCTTTTTGACCCCTTCTTTCGCCCGGAACCCTCCCGTAATCGGGATTCCGGCGGGGCTGGGCTGGGCATGGCCATTGTTAAAACCTGTGTTGCCGCCTGCAAGGGCACGGTTTCGGCCAGGAACCGGGAGCCGAATGGGTTTGCGGTGACGATTCGGCTGGGTTGCTGA
- a CDS encoding helix-turn-helix transcriptional regulator, with product MRPTFQEFKKKALSDPQVEKEYRKLSPAYALRKQLIRIRKDAGLTQEGIAEILKTNKSNISRLENVHSAISPRLSTIEKYAKAAGCELQINFVPQI from the coding sequence ATGAGACCGACATTCCAGGAATTTAAAAAAAAAGCATTATCCGATCCTCAAGTAGAAAAAGAATATCGTAAACTTTCTCCTGCTTATGCATTGAGAAAACAGCTGATAAGAATTCGCAAGGATGCTGGCTTAACCCAGGAGGGAATTGCTGAAATCTTGAAAACGAACAAGAGTAATATTTCCAGACTGGAGAATGTGCATTCAGCGATTTCTCCCCGGCTTTCAACCATTGAGAAATACGCCAAAGCTGCGGGCTGCGAACTGCAAATTAACTTCGTGCCTCAAATATAA
- the amrS gene encoding AmmeMemoRadiSam system radical SAM enzyme, with product MKEARLYIREDLRHEDQEDQEVACALCHHRCRIRSGRRGRCGVRENQEGVLYSLVYGRLVAENIDPVEKKPFFHFLPTSRSSSISTVGCNFFCQHCQNYQISQYPHMNAGEIAGSLQSPEQVVAAAEQSGCQSISYTYVEPTIFYEFARDCMELAHSRGLANLFVSNGYMTAECSRELAPQLDGINIDIKAFSEEFYRTICKASLQPVLDTVRLLRELGVWVEVTTLLIPGLNDTVEELAGIASFLYEVDPAIPWHVTGFHPTYKMLDREPTPVTSLRMARQIGLDAGLRFVYQGNVRSGEGENTLCPSCHTELISRTGFTVHSNRLENGRCPTCREGIEGVWQFPLHDTRKIE from the coding sequence ATGAAAGAAGCACGTTTGTATATCCGAGAAGATCTCCGTCATGAAGATCAGGAAGATCAGGAAGTTGCCTGTGCTCTTTGCCATCATCGTTGCCGAATCAGGTCGGGCAGGAGAGGGCGTTGTGGGGTACGGGAAAATCAGGAGGGCGTTCTGTATTCTCTTGTTTACGGCAGGTTGGTGGCGGAAAATATCGACCCTGTCGAAAAAAAGCCTTTTTTTCATTTTCTTCCCACCTCTCGTTCCTCTTCGATTTCCACGGTTGGCTGTAATTTTTTTTGCCAGCATTGCCAAAATTATCAGATTTCCCAGTACCCGCATATGAACGCAGGGGAGATTGCAGGCAGCCTGCAAAGCCCGGAACAGGTTGTTGCGGCAGCGGAGCAGAGCGGCTGTCAAAGCATCAGCTATACCTATGTGGAACCGACCATTTTTTACGAGTTTGCCCGTGATTGCATGGAACTTGCCCATAGCCGGGGGCTTGCCAATCTCTTTGTCAGTAACGGTTATATGACCGCAGAATGTAGCCGGGAGCTGGCACCACAGCTTGATGGCATTAATATTGATATCAAAGCTTTTTCCGAGGAGTTTTACCGCACAATCTGTAAGGCTTCTCTTCAGCCGGTGCTGGATACCGTGCGCCTGCTGCGGGAACTGGGGGTCTGGGTGGAGGTCACCACTCTGCTTATTCCCGGCCTGAACGATACAGTTGAGGAGCTTGCTGGTATTGCCTCTTTTCTCTATGAGGTAGATCCTGCCATTCCTTGGCATGTGACCGGCTTTCATCCTACCTACAAGATGCTTGATCGGGAGCCGACCCCGGTGACCTCCCTGCGTATGGCTCGGCAAATCGGTTTGGATGCGGGCCTGCGCTTTGTTTATCAGGGCAATGTTCGCTCCGGTGAAGGAGAAAATACCCTGTGCCCGTCCTGTCACACGGAGTTGATTTCCCGAACCGGTTTTACTGTACACAGCAATCGACTTGAAAACGGCAGATGTCCAACATGCCGAGAAGGCATTGAAGGTGTCTGGCAATTCCCTCTCCATGATACAAGGAAGATCGAATGA
- the galE gene encoding UDP-glucose 4-epimerase GalE: MNGFLSFMRAVDGFLFRVQLDNVKYNMKNILVTGGAGYIGSHTCKLLAQQGYLPITYDNLIYGHARAVQWGPFIQGDIRDREALAKVFAEYQPEAVIHFAAFAYVGESVEHPEKYYQNNVTGTLALLEVMRRFGCDQFIFSSTCATYGNPQALPLTEEHPQQPINPYGRSKLMIEQILADYSTAYDFSSIALRYFNAAGADMDGDIGEDHEPETHLIPLTILAALEKRSAIEVYGTDYDTPDGTAIRDYIHVADLADAHVRALDFLQEEKKSRVFNLGTGTGTSVQNIIQTVEELSGRKVPVKYGPRRPGDPPALIASADKAAEFLGWRPRHSDIETIIRSALAWHAA, from the coding sequence ATGAACGGGTTCCTGTCGTTTATGCGTGCGGTAGACGGTTTTTTGTTTCGGGTTCAGCTCGATAATGTCAAATACAATATGAAAAATATCCTCGTCACCGGCGGTGCCGGTTATATCGGCAGTCATACCTGTAAGCTCCTTGCTCAACAAGGATACCTGCCCATCACCTATGATAATCTGATTTACGGCCATGCCAGGGCCGTGCAATGGGGTCCATTTATCCAGGGGGATATCCGTGATAGGGAGGCATTGGCAAAGGTTTTTGCGGAATATCAACCCGAGGCGGTGATCCATTTTGCCGCCTTTGCCTACGTGGGGGAGTCGGTTGAGCATCCAGAAAAATATTACCAAAATAATGTGACCGGAACCCTTGCCCTGCTGGAGGTGATGCGTCGCTTTGGCTGTGATCAGTTTATCTTTTCCAGTACCTGTGCAACCTACGGGAATCCCCAGGCCCTTCCTCTGACCGAAGAGCATCCGCAGCAGCCGATCAATCCCTATGGTCGCAGTAAATTGATGATCGAGCAGATCCTTGCTGATTATAGTACTGCCTATGATTTCTCCTCTATTGCCCTACGCTATTTTAATGCTGCCGGAGCCGACATGGACGGTGATATCGGGGAAGACCATGAGCCTGAAACCCATCTCATCCCTTTGACCATCTTGGCTGCACTGGAAAAACGATCTGCCATAGAAGTTTACGGAACAGATTACGATACCCCGGATGGCACCGCGATCAGGGATTATATCCATGTTGCTGATCTGGCAGACGCCCATGTGCGGGCCTTGGACTTTTTACAGGAAGAAAAGAAGAGCCGGGTCTTTAATCTCGGCACGGGGACCGGCACCTCGGTGCAGAACATTATCCAGACGGTTGAGGAGCTTTCAGGGCGCAAGGTCCCGGTCAAGTACGGCCCGCGACGACCAGGAGATCCCCCGGCCCTGATCGCTTCAGCGGATAAGGCTGCTGAGTTCTTGGGATGGCGGCCCCGACATTCGGATATTGAGACGATTATTCGCTCTGCCTTGGCTTGGCATGCTGCGTAG
- a CDS encoding type II toxin-antitoxin system RelE/ParE family toxin yields MPYEIEFRPAVLKTLKRFPKRDLVRIKKKIEETAENLPNPDLTKMKGKNDFHKVRSGNYRIIYTIEEDRLVILIVKIGHRKDVYRNLA; encoded by the coding sequence ATGCCATACGAGATAGAGTTTCGTCCCGCTGTGCTGAAAACTCTGAAGCGTTTCCCGAAGCGGGATTTGGTCCGCATCAAGAAAAAGATTGAGGAAACAGCCGAGAATCTGCCGAATCCTGATCTGACCAAGATGAAGGGAAAGAACGATTTTCATAAAGTCCGATCCGGTAATTACCGAATCATCTACACCATAGAGGAAGATCGTTTGGTTATTCTAATCGTGAAAATCGGGCATAGAAAAGACGTTTACAGGAATCTGGCCTGA